TGGGTCAACACCTGATTCATTCTTTGGACGCCAGTTCTGTGCCGGGAATGGTCAGGGTCTGACCGATTTTCAGCTCGTCGCTTTTCAGGTTATTGGCGCTGCGTAATGTGGCCGGAGACACTTGGTAACGCACGGCAATCATCGCCAGCGTCTCACCCGGGTTTACCCTGTGGTCACGTGGGCCTTGAGCGATCTTGCCGGAATCACGCAGCCAGGCGATGTAGGTGCCCGGCGGCGGGTTCTGCTGGAAGAACTGGCGCACGCCACTGCTGATCGAACGCGCCAGCGCCTGCTGGTGGTTCGCGGCAGCCAGTTTGGACGCTTCGTTGGCGTTGGAGATGAACCCGGTTTCGACCAGGATCGACGGGATGTCCGGCGACTTCAACACCATGAACCCGGCCTGCTCCACGCGCTGTTTGTGCAGCGGCGTGACGCGACCGATGTTGCTCAAGACTTTTTGGCCAACGTTCAGGCTGGACGTCAGGGAAGCCGTCATCGACAGATCGAGGAGCACGCCCGCGAGCATGCGGTCCTTGTCGTCGAGGCTGACGTTGCCGGCACCGCCGATCAAGTCGGAACGGTTTTCGCTATCGGCCAGCCAACGGGCCGTCTCCGAGGTGGCGCCGCGATCAGACAGGGCAAACACCGACGCACCGAACGCCGCAGCCGAAGGGGCGGCATCGGCGTGGATCGACACGAACAGGTCGGCGCCTTTCTTGCGGGCGATTTCGGTACGGCCGCGCAATGGAATGAAGTAGTCGCCGGTACGGGTCAGTTCGGCGCGGAAGCCTTTCATGCCGTTGACCTGGCGTTGCAATTCGCGGGCGATGGCCAGCACCACGTCTTTTTCACGCTGACCGCGAGACCCCGAGGCACCCGGGTCTTCGCCGCCGTGGCCGGCGTCGATCACCACGATGATGTCGCGTTTGCCGGCAGGCGCAGGCGGCAGCTTCACCGGAGGCTCTACCGGCGTGACCGGCACTGGGGCCACCGTCGCGACGTTGGTTGGCGCCGGTATTGGCGCGGCATCGGCAGCGTTATCGAACAGGTCGACCACCAGTCGATTGCCGTATTGGGCATTTGGCGCCAGGGTGAAGCTTTTTGGCGTAACAGCTTTTTTCAGGTCGATGACCACCCGCAAATCGGTCGGCGTGCGTTGGGCCGAGCGCATGGCGGTAATCGGAGTGTTCGAGGTGTTGACGTTCAGCGGCGAGCCAAGGGAGGCGCCATTGATGTCGATCACCAGCCGATCCGGGGAGGTCAGGGTGAAAACGCTGTGTTGCACCGGCCCGGTCAGGTCGAACACCAACCGTGTGTTATCCGGCGCCCGCCACAGGCGAACGCTGTTGACCTTAGTCTCGGCCACAGCGTCGACGGTCACCGCCAAAAACAACATCCCTACGGCAGCTACCATCGCGCGAAAGCGCATACCTGACCCCATCATTTAATTGGATTCCAATGCCAAAGCGGCACACCACGACTCGCCGCGCGAGCCCTGGGACAAAATTTTCAGCGAACGCCCGCTGTCTTGCG
This region of Pseudomonas mandelii genomic DNA includes:
- a CDS encoding N-acetylmuramoyl-L-alanine amidase: MLFLAVTVDAVAETKVNSVRLWRAPDNTRLVFDLTGPVQHSVFTLTSPDRLVIDINGASLGSPLNVNTSNTPITAMRSAQRTPTDLRVVIDLKKAVTPKSFTLAPNAQYGNRLVVDLFDNAADAAPIPAPTNVATVAPVPVTPVEPPVKLPPAPAGKRDIIVVIDAGHGGEDPGASGSRGQREKDVVLAIARELQRQVNGMKGFRAELTRTGDYFIPLRGRTEIARKKGADLFVSIHADAAPSAAAFGASVFALSDRGATSETARWLADSENRSDLIGGAGNVSLDDKDRMLAGVLLDLSMTASLTSSLNVGQKVLSNIGRVTPLHKQRVEQAGFMVLKSPDIPSILVETGFISNANEASKLAAANHQQALARSISSGVRQFFQQNPPPGTYIAWLRDSGKIAQGPRDHRVNPGETLAMIAVRYQVSPATLRSANNLKSDELKIGQTLTIPGTELASKE